One Oscillospiraceae bacterium DNA segment encodes these proteins:
- a CDS encoding MATE family efflux transporter, which yields MLRKFIGDKAFYKNVMALTIPIMLQTGITNFVNMLDNIMIGKVGTVEMIGVAVSNQLFFVFNLCIFGALAGAGIFGAQFFGNNDHKGVQDTFRFRLIFCLLLTLAGMALFWFKGDFLISLYLKGEGNPADAAASLGFAKNYLRIMLIGLIPYTLAQCYSSTLREVGKSMPPMVAGTIAVGVNLLLNYILIFGKFGAPALGTNGAAIATVISRFVELAVVAVWTHLHKSQAKFIIGVYRSMRVPFKLTKQILAKGLPLMMNEALWSLSVVVLNQCYSLRGLDVVAANNISQTFWNVFSASFISIGTAIGIILGQILGSGDMEKARDSSRKLIAFSIFVSVTMGILYIIFSLFIPHLYNTTEAVRILATRLMIISAFAMPLVSFINAAYFTLRSGGKTLITIIFDCGLAWILIVPVGIILSNFTNISILPLYAICQALDFVKCVLGFIFVKRGTWIQNIVANS from the coding sequence ATGCTACGGAAATTTATTGGTGACAAAGCCTTTTATAAAAATGTTATGGCTCTCACTATTCCTATTATGTTGCAGACAGGTATTACTAACTTTGTAAATATGCTTGATAATATTATGATCGGCAAGGTTGGTACTGTTGAAATGATTGGTGTTGCCGTCAGCAACCAATTGTTTTTTGTTTTCAATCTGTGTATTTTCGGTGCTCTTGCCGGCGCAGGTATTTTCGGTGCACAGTTTTTCGGCAACAATGACCATAAAGGCGTACAAGATACTTTTCGTTTCAGATTGATTTTCTGCTTACTGCTTACTTTGGCAGGTATGGCTCTGTTTTGGTTTAAAGGCGATTTTTTAATAAGCCTGTACTTAAAAGGCGAAGGTAACCCTGCCGATGCCGCTGCTTCTCTTGGGTTTGCAAAAAACTATCTACGTATTATGCTTATCGGGCTTATCCCATATACATTAGCACAGTGCTATTCAAGCACCTTACGTGAAGTCGGTAAATCTATGCCGCCTATGGTAGCAGGAACAATTGCAGTAGGTGTAAATCTTTTACTTAACTATATTCTTATTTTCGGAAAATTCGGCGCCCCTGCTCTTGGTACTAACGGTGCAGCAATTGCCACTGTTATATCCCGTTTTGTAGAATTGGCTGTTGTTGCTGTATGGACTCACCTACATAAATCTCAAGCAAAATTTATTATCGGTGTTTATCGCAGTATGCGTGTTCCTTTTAAGCTTACAAAACAGATATTAGCTAAGGGTCTGCCTTTAATGATGAATGAAGCATTATGGTCTTTAAGCGTAGTTGTTTTAAATCAATGCTATTCTCTGCGCGGATTGGACGTTGTAGCTGCCAATAATATTTCTCAAACCTTTTGGAATGTATTTTCCGCATCTTTTATCTCAATAGGTACAGCTATTGGTATTATTCTCGGACAGATATTAGGTTCCGGTGATATGGAAAAAGCACGTGATTCCAGCCGTAAGCTTATTGCTTTTTCTATATTTGTAAGTGTAACAATGGGAATTCTTTATATAATCTTTTCTTTATTTATTCCACACCTTTATAACACTACTGAAGCAGTACGAATTCTTGCTACACGACTTATGATTATCTCCGCCTTTGCTATGCCGTTAGTGTCGTTTATAAATGCCGCATATTTCACTTTGCGGTCCGGAGGAAAGACTTTAATTACTATAATATTTGACTGCGGTTTAGCGTGGATTTTAATTGTTCCTGTTGGTATTATTTTAAGTAACTTTACTAATATATCAATTTTACCTCTCTATGCAATATGTCAGGCTCTTGACTTTGTTAAATGCGTTTTAGGCTTTATTTTTGTTAAAAGAGGTACTTGGATACAAAACATTGTAGCTAATTCTTAA
- a CDS encoding adaptor protein MecA, translating to MKLQLLDKNRLKVILEKDDLSYYDLSFATIDCKDRHTKEVFYSVIEQAKIQTGFNPKDKRLLIEAYPEDNGNILLYFTKIVSEKNESTELVYEFAQIDDILDSFKIFKKSFIRTFDFNIYKLKDKYFLSFIADTDDNASLSSMMLELNEYGKHNESFNKKSYLDEYAILLCENFSI from the coding sequence ATGAAGCTGCAGCTATTAGACAAAAACAGGCTTAAGGTTATTCTTGAAAAAGATGATTTAAGCTATTACGACCTTTCCTTTGCAACCATTGATTGTAAAGACAGACATACAAAAGAGGTTTTCTACTCCGTTATTGAACAGGCTAAAATACAAACGGGTTTTAATCCCAAAGATAAGCGTCTGCTTATTGAAGCGTATCCTGAGGATAATGGAAACATTCTTTTATATTTCACAAAAATCGTTTCAGAAAAAAACGAAAGCACCGAGCTTGTTTATGAGTTTGCTCAAATAGATGATATTCTTGACAGCTTCAAAATTTTCAAAAAATCTTTTATCCGCACCTTTGATTTTAATATATATAAGCTAAAGGACAAATACTTTTTATCATTTATTGCAGATACTGACGATAACGCTTCACTTTCGTCTATGATGCTTGAATTGAATGAATACGGAAAGCATAATGAAAGCTTTAATAAAAAAAGCTATTTAGATGAATATGCTATTCTTTTATGTGAAAATTTTTCAATATAA
- a CDS encoding YebC/PmpR family DNA-binding transcriptional regulator has product MSGHSKWKNIMHKKEKTDSQRAKIFTKIGREITMAVKEGGPDPASNSKLKDIIAKAKSNNVPNDNIDRVIKKAAGAGDSNNYEEITYEGYGPMGVAVVVETLTDNRNRTAGDLRHYFDKCGGNLGQSGSVSWQFARKGIIVINAEGKDEEKLMDDAITAGAVDYNFEEGIFEIFTDTTELRAVKTSLEEMGYIFESAEEEMIPSNYVSISGEETIKKMNLLLSLLEDNDDVQNVWHNVENDDVLDF; this is encoded by the coding sequence ATGTCAGGACATTCAAAATGGAAGAATATTATGCACAAAAAGGAGAAGACAGATTCTCAAAGAGCTAAAATATTTACAAAAATCGGAAGAGAAATAACAATGGCTGTTAAAGAAGGCGGCCCTGACCCTGCGTCGAATTCAAAGCTTAAGGATATTATAGCAAAAGCAAAGTCAAATAATGTTCCAAACGATAATATTGACAGAGTAATAAAGAAAGCGGCAGGAGCAGGAGACAGCAATAACTATGAAGAAATAACCTATGAGGGTTATGGCCCTATGGGAGTTGCGGTTGTTGTAGAAACCTTAACCGATAACAGAAACCGTACAGCAGGTGACTTAAGACATTATTTTGATAAATGCGGCGGAAACTTAGGCCAGAGCGGTTCTGTGTCCTGGCAGTTTGCAAGAAAAGGAATAATTGTAATCAACGCTGAAGGAAAAGATGAAGAAAAGCTTATGGATGATGCTATAACAGCAGGTGCAGTTGATTATAATTTTGAAGAGGGAATATTTGAAATATTTACAGACACAACTGAGCTCAGAGCTGTTAAAACTTCTCTTGAAGAAATGGGCTACATTTTTGAGTCTGCTGAGGAGGAAATGATACCCTCTAACTATGTTTCAATTTCAGGGGAAGAAACTATTAAAAAGATGAATTTATTGCTTTCTTTACTTGAAGATAATGATGATGTTCAAAATGTATGGCATAACGTTGAGAATGATGACGTTCTTGATTTCTAA
- a CDS encoding DUF1653 domain-containing protein, with protein MERGIYRHYKGNEYEFLFIAKHSETLEELVVYKALYNDSIWARPIKMWDEEIKLGDKTVKRFEFVRKI; from the coding sequence ATGGAAAGAGGAATTTACCGTCACTATAAAGGAAATGAATACGAGTTTCTTTTTATTGCCAAACATTCAGAAACTTTAGAAGAGCTTGTTGTATACAAGGCTTTATATAATGACAGCATATGGGCACGTCCTATAAAAATGTGGGATGAAGAAATAAAGCTTGGCGACAAAACTGTCAAACGCTTTGAATTTGTCAGAAAAATTTAA
- a CDS encoding Na/Pi cotransporter family protein: MSIFDILTLAGGVGMFLYGITIMSDGLEKTAGAKLEKTIETWTGNVIKGVLVGMLVTAVIQSSTATTVMVVGFVNAGVMKLSQSVGVIMGANIGTTVTAQILRLSGISSDNVWLNLLKPSSFAPVLIVIGVIMIMFSKKNKIKNISMILIGLGILFMGMGTMETAVSPLRDNEAFARIFTLFKNPVAGVGAGAVATVIIQSSSASVGILQALAKTGIITFSAVFPIIMGQNIGTCLTAIVSGLGGNKNARRASMIHLYFNLIGTILFLTVFYSYQYFIGFPFWNDTVNSGNIADFHLIFNVSTTIVLIPFYKLILKLATITVKSDDNENEEVSYLDDHFLSTPAIAVEQSRKAVKEMSKITAENLRYSKEFLFGIDKKLFVNFSENEEKLDKLETAVENYLVKVSENEAASDFNFEISELLHCSDDFERAGDNLVNIFELIERTKDDVKLTDDAIKEIEGMFKAVEEITELTNESFVSHNIENVIRIEALEETIDNMKRMFKAKHIDRLKLGKCNAESGILFLDIIANLERVADHCSDIVMHVVRFETKNENFNHHTYIRELHNGNDVNYGNLLREYEDKYIVKA, from the coding sequence TTGAGTATTTTTGATATTTTAACTCTTGCCGGCGGTGTAGGTATGTTCCTTTACGGAATAACTATTATGAGTGACGGCTTAGAGAAAACAGCAGGCGCAAAGCTTGAAAAAACCATTGAAACATGGACAGGAAACGTCATAAAAGGCGTACTTGTGGGTATGCTCGTAACGGCGGTAATTCAAAGCTCAACAGCAACTACTGTTATGGTAGTTGGATTTGTAAATGCGGGAGTAATGAAGCTTTCGCAGTCTGTCGGTGTTATAATGGGAGCTAATATAGGTACAACCGTTACAGCTCAGATTTTGCGCTTGTCGGGAATTAGTTCAGATAATGTTTGGCTTAATTTGCTAAAACCGTCTTCTTTTGCACCGGTGCTTATAGTAATCGGTGTAATAATGATAATGTTCTCTAAAAAGAATAAAATTAAAAATATATCTATGATTTTAATCGGATTAGGTATTCTTTTTATGGGTATGGGAACAATGGAAACAGCGGTTTCACCTCTAAGAGATAATGAAGCCTTTGCAAGAATATTCACCCTCTTTAAAAATCCTGTTGCCGGTGTTGGAGCAGGTGCTGTGGCAACGGTAATTATTCAAAGCTCTTCAGCTTCTGTAGGTATTTTACAGGCGCTTGCTAAAACGGGAATTATTACATTCTCTGCTGTTTTCCCAATTATTATGGGTCAAAATATAGGAACCTGTTTAACAGCTATTGTTTCAGGCTTAGGCGGCAACAAAAATGCCCGTAGAGCATCTATGATACATCTTTATTTTAATCTCATAGGAACAATATTGTTTTTGACAGTTTTCTATAGCTATCAGTATTTTATAGGCTTCCCGTTCTGGAATGATACGGTTAATTCAGGTAATATAGCAGATTTTCATCTGATTTTTAATGTTTCAACTACAATTGTTCTTATTCCTTTTTATAAGCTTATTCTTAAGCTTGCAACAATAACTGTAAAGAGTGATGATAACGAAAACGAAGAAGTATCATATCTTGATGACCACTTCTTATCAACTCCTGCAATTGCTGTTGAACAAAGCCGTAAGGCTGTAAAAGAAATGTCAAAAATCACAGCGGAAAACTTAAGATATTCAAAAGAATTTTTATTTGGAATAGATAAAAAGCTTTTTGTTAATTTCAGTGAAAACGAAGAAAAATTAGATAAGTTAGAAACAGCAGTGGAAAACTATCTTGTTAAGGTTTCTGAAAATGAAGCCGCTTCAGATTTTAACTTTGAAATTTCTGAGCTTCTTCACTGCTCAGATGATTTTGAAAGAGCAGGAGATAATCTTGTAAATATATTCGAGCTTATAGAACGTACCAAAGATGATGTTAAATTAACAGATGATGCAATCAAGGAAATAGAAGGTATGTTTAAAGCAGTTGAAGAAATTACTGAGTTAACAAACGAATCCTTTGTTTCTCATAATATAGAAAATGTTATCAGAATAGAAGCTTTGGAAGAAACAATAGATAATATGAAGCGAATGTTCAAAGCAAAGCATATTGACCGTCTTAAGCTTGGAAAATGTAATGCAGAATCAGGTATTCTTTTCCTTGATATAATTGCAAACCTTGAAAGAGTCGCTGACCATTGTTCTGATATAGTTATGCACGTAGTAAGATTTGAAACTAAAAACGAAAACTTTAATCATCATACCTATATAAGAGAACTCCATAACGGAAATGATGTGAACTACGGAAATCTTTTGAGAGAATATGAAGATAAATACATTGTAAAGGCGTGA
- a CDS encoding phosphoglucosamine mutase, with translation MGKLFGTDGIRGIANEDLSCELSLKVARASAQVLMRRFHKKPKVIIGQDTRESGNMIGFAMASGFTSAGADVVMLGVVPTPAVAYLVRKYNADIGVVISASHNPSKFNGIKLFNGDGYKLLDEIEDEIENCIFSGDIVPAEQIGNISFCDTAAKDYVDFLLSSVEEKDFSSLKIVVDCANGASYITAKPLFEALGANAEIIFDNPNGKNINDGCGSTHLDKLAKRVVEGGYDIGIAFDGDADRCLAVDEQGNILDGDRVIAALAVDLKQRNKLTGNKVVVTTMTNMGFNKAMEKEGIEVVATKVGDRYVLEEMLKQGLSVGGEQSGHLILLDINTTGDGQLTALALLSYLIRTKQKASYVTELVTPYPQVLMNVKADRDEKEFLNEDVEFNSVIDDAKITLGKNGRVVIRPSGTEPLVRVMVEGADLDIVTQLANTIAKTAEKRIAEK, from the coding sequence ATGGGTAAGCTTTTCGGAACAGACGGAATAAGAGGTATTGCCAACGAAGATTTAAGCTGCGAGCTTTCGTTGAAGGTTGCAAGAGCTTCGGCACAGGTTCTTATGCGTCGTTTTCATAAAAAACCTAAGGTAATTATAGGTCAGGATACAAGAGAAAGCGGAAATATGATAGGCTTTGCTATGGCAAGCGGATTTACCTCTGCCGGTGCAGATGTTGTGATGTTAGGAGTAGTGCCTACTCCTGCTGTTGCATATCTTGTAAGAAAATACAATGCCGATATAGGTGTTGTTATTTCAGCATCGCATAACCCTTCAAAGTTCAACGGAATAAAGCTGTTTAACGGTGATGGCTATAAGCTTCTTGATGAAATTGAAGACGAAATAGAAAATTGCATTTTTTCGGGAGATATAGTACCTGCAGAGCAAATAGGTAATATTTCTTTTTGCGATACTGCGGCAAAGGACTATGTGGATTTTCTTTTATCCTCTGTGGAAGAAAAAGATTTCAGTTCTTTAAAAATTGTAGTTGACTGTGCAAACGGAGCTTCGTATATTACCGCAAAGCCTCTTTTTGAAGCTTTAGGTGCAAATGCTGAAATTATTTTTGATAATCCTAACGGAAAAAATATTAACGATGGCTGCGGCTCAACGCATCTTGATAAGCTTGCAAAGAGAGTTGTTGAAGGCGGATACGATATAGGTATTGCTTTTGACGGAGATGCTGACCGCTGTCTTGCTGTAGATGAGCAGGGTAATATTCTTGACGGTGACAGAGTTATTGCCGCACTTGCTGTAGATTTAAAGCAAAGAAATAAGCTTACCGGTAATAAAGTTGTTGTTACTACCATGACCAATATGGGCTTTAATAAAGCTATGGAAAAAGAGGGAATAGAAGTAGTAGCAACTAAGGTTGGAGACAGATACGTTCTTGAAGAGATGCTTAAACAAGGCTTAAGCGTAGGCGGAGAGCAATCGGGACATCTTATTCTTTTGGATATAAATACAACCGGTGACGGTCAGCTTACAGCTCTTGCTCTGCTTTCCTATCTTATAAGAACAAAGCAAAAAGCATCGTATGTAACAGAGTTGGTAACACCTTATCCTCAAGTGCTTATGAACGTTAAAGCTGACAGAGATGAAAAAGAATTTCTCAATGAAGATGTGGAATTTAACAGCGTTATTGATGATGCTAAAATCACTTTAGGTAAAAATGGAAGAGTCGTTATCCGTCCTTCTGGTACAGAGCCTCTTGTAAGAGTAATGGTAGAGGGTGCGGATTTGGATATTGTTACTCAGCTTGCAAATACAATTGCGAAAACAGCAGAAAAGAGAATAGCTGAAAAATAG
- a CDS encoding YaiI/YqxD family protein, whose translation MKILIDADGCPVVDIAVDIAVKNNIECIIICDTSHFFEKKGAKTITVSKGADSTDFFLVNIISSEDIAVTQDYGLAAMCLAKKATVLNQDGMIYDNSNIDSLLMSRHISKKIRNAGGKLKGPSKRKPEQNLFFARKLEEILKDKGCN comes from the coding sequence ATGAAAATACTTATTGATGCAGACGGATGTCCCGTAGTTGATATAGCTGTTGATATCGCTGTAAAAAATAATATTGAATGTATTATTATCTGCGATACCTCTCACTTCTTTGAAAAAAAGGGGGCTAAAACAATTACTGTTTCAAAGGGTGCAGACAGTACAGATTTTTTTCTTGTAAATATAATTTCCTCAGAGGATATCGCCGTAACACAGGACTATGGCCTTGCCGCTATGTGTCTTGCTAAAAAAGCTACCGTTTTAAACCAAGACGGAATGATTTATGATAATTCCAATATCGACAGTCTTTTAATGTCAAGACATATATCAAAGAAAATCCGTAACGCCGGCGGAAAGCTAAAAGGACCTTCAAAAAGAAAGCCTGAGCAAAACTTATTTTTTGCAAGAAAGCTCGAAGAAATTTTAAAAGATAAAGGATGTAATTAA
- a CDS encoding DEAD/DEAH box helicase → MNEAITFSQLKLIPEIQASIEEMGFDYATPIQSKAIPFIRSGADVIGRSQTGTGKTLAFAIPAIEMLDFSKQEIQVLVLCPTRELARQAYQETKNLSKYLKKVNCVAIYGGDSMEKQFIKLKRANMIIGTPGRIMDHMRRDTIKLDAVKAVILDEADEMLSMGFKEDIETILSKTPQQKQTIMFSATMPPEILKLTNEFQQNPKIIEIDKAKVTLENINQNYIETPIGKKREVLNLFLNYYNPQRAIIFCNTKQMSEETFEFLRQNKFRAECIHGDLKQAQRLRALDAFKSGVVKILVATDVAARGIDVNDIDYVINYDIPQNTEYYVHRIGRTARAGKSGISVTLCSGKRQVYVMFDIAKAVKSEIKSLPIPTCKQINQKNMHRQIDNVIKLLENGVSAEYTQMLNHLKCDYDLSSDEIASAILQLQFQDSYPILEDVYLSKPTLKKKEHKKAADTKRKSKTVSKSYDESNYSKLLINIGKKSKAAPNHVVGAITERTNISGKDIGKIQMFDSYCIVSIKNSLANEVVKKMIGCKICGKPVKTEIHKDKKATNTAKKKKVKL, encoded by the coding sequence ATGAACGAAGCTATCACCTTTTCACAACTTAAGCTTATACCCGAAATTCAAGCTTCCATTGAAGAAATGGGATTTGATTATGCAACACCTATTCAGTCAAAGGCTATACCTTTTATTAGGTCCGGGGCTGATGTTATAGGCCGTTCACAAACAGGAACGGGAAAAACCTTGGCTTTTGCTATCCCTGCTATTGAGATGCTTGATTTCAGCAAGCAAGAAATTCAAGTCCTTGTTCTCTGCCCTACCCGTGAGCTTGCAAGACAGGCTTATCAGGAAACAAAAAACCTTTCTAAATATCTTAAGAAGGTTAACTGTGTTGCTATTTACGGCGGAGACTCTATGGAAAAACAATTTATAAAGCTGAAGCGTGCCAATATGATAATAGGTACCCCCGGCAGAATTATGGACCATATGCGACGGGACACTATAAAGCTTGACGCTGTTAAAGCTGTCATTCTTGACGAAGCAGACGAAATGCTCAGTATGGGCTTTAAGGAAGATATTGAAACTATTTTAAGCAAAACCCCTCAGCAAAAGCAAACTATTATGTTTTCCGCTACTATGCCGCCTGAAATTCTTAAGCTTACCAATGAATTTCAGCAAAATCCAAAAATAATTGAAATTGACAAAGCTAAGGTTACTTTAGAAAATATAAATCAAAATTATATTGAAACACCAATAGGCAAAAAACGTGAGGTGTTAAATTTATTTTTAAACTATTATAACCCTCAGCGTGCCATTATTTTTTGCAACACAAAGCAAATGTCAGAAGAAACATTCGAATTTCTCAGACAAAATAAATTCCGCGCTGAGTGTATACACGGAGATTTAAAACAAGCTCAGCGTTTAAGGGCACTTGATGCTTTCAAAAGCGGAGTTGTAAAAATCCTTGTTGCTACAGATGTTGCGGCAAGAGGTATTGACGTAAATGATATTGATTACGTTATAAATTACGATATTCCTCAAAATACCGAATACTATGTTCATAGAATTGGAAGAACGGCAAGAGCAGGAAAATCGGGAATATCAGTTACTCTTTGCAGCGGAAAAAGACAGGTTTATGTAATGTTTGATATTGCAAAGGCTGTTAAATCCGAAATTAAAAGCTTACCTATCCCCACTTGTAAACAAATAAATCAAAAGAATATGCACAGACAAATTGACAATGTTATAAAGCTACTCGAAAACGGGGTTTCAGCTGAGTATACGCAAATGCTTAATCACTTAAAATGCGACTATGATTTATCCTCTGACGAAATTGCTTCAGCAATACTTCAGCTTCAATTTCAAGACAGCTATCCCATTCTTGAAGACGTCTATTTATCTAAACCTACACTTAAAAAGAAGGAGCATAAAAAGGCTGCCGATACAAAACGCAAAAGCAAAACAGTCTCTAAATCCTATGATGAAAGCAACTATTCAAAGCTTTTGATAAATATAGGTAAAAAATCAAAAGCTGCTCCAAATCACGTTGTTGGTGCAATTACCGAAAGGACAAATATTTCCGGTAAAGATATAGGAAAAATACAGATGTTTGACAGCTACTGTATTGTAAGCATAAAAAATTCGTTGGCAAACGAAGTTGTTAAAAAAATGATAGGCTGTAAAATCTGCGGCAAACCTGTTAAAACTGAAATACACAAAGATAAAAAAGCAACGAACACAGCCAAAAAGAAAAAAGTTAAATTATAG
- the ruvB gene encoding Holliday junction branch migration DNA helicase RuvB has translation MDDFELENRIISSSLIKEDEAELSLRPRYMNEYIGQKKVKENLQIFIDAAKKRGESLDHVLLYGPPGLGKTTLAGVIANEMGVGIRITSGPAIEKQGDLAALLTNLSPGDILFIDEIHRLSKSVEEVLYPAMEDYALDIIIGKGPSARSIRLDLPKFTLIGATTRAGQLTGPLRDRFGVIMRLELYSDEELKNIVLRSAEILDIKIEDSGALEIAKRSRGTPRIVNRLLKRVRDFAEIKAQGVITKEVADMALKAMEIDSLGLDGVDRRMLTAIIKSFSGGPVGLETLAATIGEESVTIEDVYEPFLMQLGFLNRTPRGRCATQAAYKHMGIPYNKNNKTAENENQLKFDEEK, from the coding sequence ATGGACGATTTTGAATTAGAAAATCGAATAATTTCATCATCGCTTATAAAGGAAGATGAAGCAGAGCTATCCTTGCGTCCTCGATATATGAATGAATATATCGGTCAAAAAAAGGTTAAGGAAAATCTGCAGATTTTTATTGATGCGGCGAAAAAAAGAGGGGAGTCCTTAGACCACGTTCTTTTATACGGCCCTCCCGGTCTTGGAAAAACAACTCTTGCAGGAGTAATAGCCAATGAAATGGGAGTCGGTATAAGAATTACATCGGGACCTGCTATAGAAAAGCAGGGCGACCTTGCCGCTTTGCTTACTAATCTTTCTCCCGGTGATATTCTTTTCATTGACGAGATACACAGACTTTCAAAAAGCGTTGAAGAGGTTCTTTATCCTGCTATGGAAGACTATGCCTTGGATATAATTATCGGCAAAGGCCCGTCTGCCCGTTCTATAAGGCTTGATTTACCTAAATTTACGCTTATAGGCGCTACAACAAGAGCAGGACAGCTTACAGGACCGTTGAGAGACCGTTTCGGTGTGATAATGCGCCTTGAGCTTTATTCTGACGAAGAGCTTAAAAATATCGTTTTAAGAAGCGCCGAAATATTGGATATAAAAATTGAGGATTCGGGAGCTTTGGAAATTGCAAAGCGTTCAAGAGGAACTCCCCGTATCGTAAACAGACTTCTTAAAAGAGTGCGTGATTTTGCAGAAATAAAAGCGCAAGGCGTTATAACTAAAGAGGTTGCTGATATGGCGCTCAAAGCTATGGAGATAGATTCTTTAGGTCTTGACGGTGTTGACAGAAGGATGTTAACAGCTATAATAAAAAGCTTTTCGGGAGGACCTGTAGGTCTTGAAACGCTTGCTGCAACGATAGGTGAAGAAAGCGTAACTATTGAAGATGTATACGAGCCCTTTTTAATGCAGCTTGGCTTTTTGAACCGTACCCCTCGAGGTCGTTGTGCAACACAGGCGGCATATAAGCATATGGGTATTCCATATAATAAGAATAACAAAACAGCAGAAAATGAAAATCAACTTAAATTTGACGAAGAAAAGTAA
- a CDS encoding acetyltransferase — MKDVIIIGTGGHAKVIADIVLCSGDNLVGFLTSDCDKDTFIEKPILKDDKVYTEYKDCYFIIAIGDPNARERISNSMAGVKWYTAIHPSSIISAINTSVGEGTAVMANAVINPFAKIGNHCIINTHSTVEHDNVIEDFSHISVGAKLAGDVKIGKGTSVGIGATVSNGISICEDCIIGAGAVVVKSIEASGTYVGVPAKKIK; from the coding sequence ATGAAAGATGTAATTATTATCGGAACAGGCGGTCACGCAAAAGTCATTGCAGATATTGTACTGTGTTCTGGAGACAATTTGGTTGGCTTTTTAACAAGCGACTGCGACAAAGACACATTTATCGAAAAACCAATTTTGAAAGACGATAAAGTTTATACTGAATATAAAGACTGTTACTTTATTATAGCAATTGGTGACCCAAATGCACGTGAACGTATTTCAAATTCTATGGCAGGTGTAAAATGGTATACTGCCATTCATCCTTCTTCTATAATATCTGCAATTAACACATCTGTTGGAGAAGGAACTGCCGTGATGGCAAACGCTGTGATTAACCCGTTTGCCAAGATAGGAAATCATTGTATTATTAACACTCATTCAACTGTTGAGCACGACAACGTGATTGAAGATTTTTCACATATCTCTGTCGGCGCAAAGCTTGCGGGAGATGTAAAAATCGGGAAAGGAACATCTGTAGGAATAGGCGCAACTGTTAGCAACGGAATAAGCATCTGCGAAGATTGTATAATCGGAGCAGGCGCAGTTGTTGTTAAAAGCATTGAAGCTTCAGGTACATATGTTGGCGTTCCGGCTAAAAAAATCAAATAA
- the ruvA gene encoding Holliday junction branch migration protein RuvA, producing the protein MYYYFFGELAVLEQNFAVIDCGGVGYRLGISLNTYKFLTKHKIGERVKLFAHLSVREDAQDLFGFYNIEEKNAYLLLTGVSGVGPKAALAILSELTYDKVALAVATGDSKAFTRASGVGPKLAQRIVLELKDKIKNEQLVSSSESFEDVYIPTNSAKSEAVTALAVLGYSRSEAQAAVNRAGLPDSATVEENIKAALSQLMKNI; encoded by the coding sequence ATGTACTATTATTTTTTTGGTGAGCTTGCTGTTTTAGAGCAAAATTTTGCTGTGATTGATTGCGGCGGAGTGGGATATAGATTAGGCATTTCTTTAAATACATATAAATTTCTCACAAAGCATAAAATCGGTGAAAGAGTAAAGCTTTTTGCACATCTTTCTGTAAGAGAAGATGCACAGGACCTTTTCGGTTTTTATAATATAGAAGAAAAAAATGCCTATTTATTGCTAACAGGTGTATCGGGTGTAGGTCCTAAAGCGGCGTTGGCAATTTTATCGGAGCTTACTTATGATAAGGTTGCATTAGCAGTAGCAACAGGGGACAGCAAAGCATTTACAAGAGCTTCGGGAGTAGGTCCTAAGCTTGCACAGAGAATTGTTTTGGAGCTTAAGGATAAAATTAAAAACGAGCAGCTTGTTTCAAGCTCGGAAAGCTTTGAAGACGTATATATTCCTACAAATTCTGCTAAATCTGAAGCAGTTACAGCACTTGCTGTTTTAGGATATTCCCGCAGTGAAGCTCAGGCGGCTGTAAACAGAGCAGGCTTGCCCGACAGTGCAACGGTTGAAGAAAATATTAAAGCGGCATTGAGCCAGCTTATGAAAAATATATAA